The following is a genomic window from Hemitrygon akajei chromosome 6, sHemAka1.3, whole genome shotgun sequence.
ATGGTTAGAGAAGCATTTTATACACAGGCAGTCATTTATATAGTATAACAATATGAAGTACCTGTTAATTTCACATGTTTCAACTGGCTTTATCTGCCTTTGCTGTCATCACGTAACAGGGAAAACATGCCACTTTAATATACTGTAATGTACAATACTCCTGTGCAAATACTATCAATTTATCACCTCTAATTGCTCCCACCAGTACCACCAGTGACAGGTCTCTCCTCATCAATATTGTTCACTGTTGTTAATATGATCTCTCCAAAGAGTAGAAGGGTTACATCTATAATTGTGTTGCTGTGTGTACAGTTCAAATAGATATAATGCACAAATTACATATTCACTGCTGCTTTATATGGGAATCCTCGTGACAACATTCAGCACTATATAATTATGGTGTTAGCATTAGGTTACAAAACAGGAGATTTCAATTGCCTTACATCGTTATTAAAATGCACCACTAGATGGAGCCCTGTAGAAACGGGCCAGGACAGGTTTCTGCCCTACAAAATGTataaataattcaaaatgcaaatcattaaaaTACCAAATAACACTGGAATGTAATAAAATAGAATTGGATGTTCAAGATATTGATTATTTAGAAATAACATTCTCCGAGAATGTTAAAGACAGGGATCTGGCTTTGACAGAAAAATAAAAATTGTGGAATGCAATCTTCCATGACGGTGGCTATTTAGAATTCCAAATAATTGAACTGGAATTTGACTTATTCAGTTACAGTAAAACAGCCCTCTGCCTTTGGGCTGTAATGGGCGGCTGGTATTTGGTGGCAGTTTAGTTTGCTGTTTCCAAAAGTAATTTTTACAAAATGCAAATGTAAAATTATGGGGTTTTTTTTCCCAACAAAAATTAAGATAAGAGACTTTGAACCGCACAAGTTGTGAGTGAGCTTGAATTCTGAATTTCTTTTTCTCCACAGTGCTTGATGAGAATGTCAGTAAGGATGCATGAAAACCGGAAATCAAGAGCCAGCAATGGCTCAATGAATATCTATCTCTTCCACAAGACCACCTACGCTGACAGTGTCCTCACCCACCTGAATCTTCTGCGTCAACAGAGGCTCTTCACAGATGTCCTCCTTCATGCAGGGGAGAAGACCTTTCCATGTCACAGGGCTGTGCTGGCTGCCTGTAGCCGCTACTTTGAGGCCATGTTCAGCGGAGGATTGCGCGAGAGCAAGGACAACGAAGTTAATTTCCATAACTCCATACACCCGGAGGTTCTCGAGCTTCTTTTAGACTATGCTTACTCGTCGCGTGTCCTTATCAATGAAGAAAATGCAGAGTCGCTTCTGGAGGCAGGTGATATGCTGCAGTTCCAAGATATTCGTGATGCTTGCGCTGAGTTCTTGGAGAAGAACCTACACCCGACCAACTGTCTGGGAATGTTGCTGCTCTCCGACGCCCACCATTGCACTAAACTTTATGAGCTGTCCTGGCGGATGTGCCTCAGTAACTTCCCAACCATCAGCAAGAGCGAAGACTTTCTGCAGCTGCCAAAGGATACGCTGGTGCAGCTTCTCTCCAGCGAAGAGCTGGAGACGGAGGACGAGAAGCTTGTGTATGAGACCACCATAAAATGGGTGAAGTATGATGTGAGCAGGCGCCACTGTTGTTTGCCGGAACTGTTGCAGACTGTTCGACTGGCCCTCCTTCCAGCCGTTTACCTGATGGAGAATGTGGCCACAGAAGAGCTTATTACCAGGCAGCTGAAGAGTAAGGAGTTAATTGAAGAAGCAATACATTGTAAATTAAAGATTTTACAGAACGATGGAGTTGTGACCAGTCTTTGTGCCAGGCCTCGAAAAACTGGGCATGCCTTGCTCCTCCTTGGGGGACAGACTTTTATGTGTGATAAAGTTTATCTAATAGACCATAAAGCAAAGGAGATCATTCCAAAAGCAGACATTCCCAGCCCACGCAAAGAGTTCAGTGCATGTGCGATTGGCTGCAAAGTATATGTGACCGGAGGCCGAGGGTCAGAAAATGGAGTCTCTAAGGATGTTTGGGTGTACGATACTCTTCATGAAGAGTGGTCAAAGTCGGCCCCGATGCTCGTTGCGAGGTTTGGCCATGGATCTGCTGAGCTGAAACATTCCCTCTACGTGGTGGGTGGTCACACCGCTGCCACGGGCCGCCAGCCGGCTTCACCCTCCGTTTCACTCAAGCAGGTGGAGCAGTACGACCCAGTGACCAATAAGTGGACAATGGTGGCGCCTCTTCGAGAAGGCGTCAGCAATGCTGCGGTGGTCAGTGCCAAGCTCAGGCTGTTTGCCTTTGGTGGTACCAGCGTGAGCCATGACAAGCTGCCCAAAGTACAGTGTTACGACCCGGTTGAAAACAGGTGGACTGTGCCGGCCACCTGCCCGCAGCCGTGGAGGTACACAGCCGCTGCTGTGCTGGGGAACCAGATTTTCATCATGGGTGGGGACACCGAATTCTCCGCCTGTTCCGCGTACAGATTTAACAGTGAGACCTATCAGTGGACGAAAGTCGGCGACGTAACTGCTAAGCGAATGAGCTGCCATGCCGTGGCCTCTGGAAATAAACTCTATGTAGTTGGGGGCTATTTTGGCACTCAGAGGTGTAAGACACTGGACTGCTATGATCCCACTTTGGACACGTGGAATAGCATCACTACAGTACCATATTCATTAATTCCCACTGCATTTGTTAGCACATGGAAGCATCTTCCTACCTAGAAGACATATTTTACAGGTAAGGAGTTGTTAAAATCATTGCCAAGAAATGAATCGGTGAAATAAGCCAACAGAATTAAATGACTGGAAGCAGGGCATTAAAAGACACGCTCTCAATTTGCTGTCCAATTGACCAATTTGCCCTTTTTAAGTTGAATCTGTGGAAGAAGTGAACCTTAGTGTTCCAGGAAGCTGAGGGGCAGGATGAAAGGTACCGGGTGCTCTGCACCCTCACTACAGCAAAGGAAAAGGGCTTTCTTGTATTTTCTGAGGTACAGGGGTTTCGTTGCCATCTGATATATATGGGAAGCTGTTAGCCAAGGCACATTACATGTCCCTTGTGCTATCAGTATGAGGTTAAAACAGATTcatatttagatttatttatcacaggaaTATCCAAGTATACAGTGAAATACTtcatttgcattaataaccaatACCCCCAGGATACCCCCAAAAGAACTTGCCCACCATGCTGGGCAGAACCACATAGAGGACAACAGAACACAATGTACCAACTGACAAAGCAACGACAGCAAAACCGCTCCTGTGGAacagctcctccctcccacccacacgcaTACGCAGCCCTCTAACCACAGGACAGGCCGCCTTCGGCCACCAGCTTCTAGCAGGTTTGTGGACTTGCAATCATTAGGCTTTCAACTTCCCCAGCAGACTCGTGGAGAGTCGTAGTCTTGGGGCCCTGGCCTTCAGGCCTTGACTTCCGGACAGATCTTCTTTAATGaggatatatattatatatatattgtcTTCGTTAAGTACTGTCTAAAGATGAACATCTGATCTGTAAtcaaaaaaagttttttaaaaaaggtctGTTTAGGTAATTAATTTGATCTTAATATTGGCTCTGTAgaggttagtgcaacactatcaGCAGCATTCAATTCTGAgtgtccttccccccccccccaccccaaccttcttattctggcttcttcccccttcctttccagtcctgatgaagggtctcggcccaaaatatcgacttctccattgatgctgcctgacctgctgagttcctcctctcTAGCACTTTGAGTGTGTGCGTGTTGCTCACCTCTGACTGATTTTGGATAGAAACCCCACTGCAAAGCGGCAATGCCATTGAAATCACTGCAGGGGATATTTCAGACAATGCTCCTCACTTAAAGAATGCAGGCTCTCGCAAACCAGAGTGCATAGTTGAACATTCGAACCTGTATAAAGAGTAACTTTACAGGAGAAAATTTACAACCTGCCTATCAAGGTGTGTCAACCATGAAAGCTCCTTGTAAGACTCAACCACCAACATTCCCCACCAGTTCCACAGGCTTCACGTTtaacctgcctgcctgcctaaGCTGTTGAGAAGGAGGCCTAAACGATGGGGCCCTTTTTTATAGATGATGCTGTCATTGGACCTGATCACTATTTTAGCCAGAGGGGTAGGCTGGGAAGCATTTGAACTGCTCCTGCCTTCCAACTTAGCGGGTGGAGCAGGCAGTCAGAGGAGGCGGAAGAAATATGTTACTTTCGTTTTCTTTCTTTGACCTGTTGGGGCAAAGAGGAGTCAGAATATCCAAATTTCATCTCCCTAAGGGAAGTTTGGGACTTCTCTGCCCTTTAGTTGGCTTTAGGAAACTGTCGTGTTGGGATCAACCTGAGTGAGGGCGtctcttctccagccctcgaTAGTGGTCTCCAGATGCCCGCTATTCCTCTGCCATTCACCGTCTGATTGGTATTCCCTCTGGCCTTTAAGGGAAACGGAGTTAGTTCTAAAGATCAGCTTTAGCTACATGTCCGCCTGTATGTCGAAACCTGCATTCAAGTACGTCATTTGCGACAATGACCAATACaatctgaggattgtgctgggggcagcctgcaagggcCGGCATACCTCTGTTGCCCTCAGGAGCATGGTGAAATTTGAGGGCTCCTCCCAAACTAATCCACAAtttactcaccctaacccgtatgcctttgcaatgtgggagaaaCCGGGGACCCAGATGAAACCCTTGCTGTCgcggggagaatggacaaactccttatACTGAGAATTGAGTCACAATGGCTGGTACCGTGAGGCGTTACACCAACTACCATGCCACcttctacactactgtgccatgccACCCTTTCAGTACTTTGATACTAGATAGTGGTACTGCAGTAAgggatcatattgaatggtagagcttgcacaatgggctgaatggcctattcctgaaGTTTAGATGTTTTACAGTGGTTGTAACTCGCTGCAGAGTCAAGGATGGTTGGCAGCTCTCCTTAGTCCCTGCCCAGCACCAGTCCCAGGTTAAGACATGACCTATACGATCCTTGTCATTTCTGGACTGTAAGCTTTCAGGGATAATGGCAATTCACATTCCAGCATATGTGACTttatacacacaaaaaaaactgcaCCTGCTCCACatctgaaatttttttaaaaaacagcaaatactagaaacactcagcagatcagtggaaagggaaacagagttaatgcttcaggtccaAGACCCTCAGTCAGAACTGCAGGGTAGAAGAAAGTATAGTCACAATACGTATCTTTGTGCTTGAATACCAGAATTTCCAATTTGCAAATGCTATGACAAGAGTGATATAATTTGAAAACAAAATAACTGGTGATTTATACTAGAAATGGCATCACTGTGAGTTTAGGTAATCCTGAGAAAACAAGCTGGATTATGCTGTGCATTATAAACAAATGGTTTAAGTTAATCTCAGAACCAGCCATTCTGTAGTGATTTACTTACTCTCGGGGTAATGTCCTGTCATGAAGTTGGCTGGCAGCCAGTGAGTTATGAAGAGAAACAATGATGAAGCAATAAAAAGCATAACATTTCCTGCATCAAATTTGCAGTATTCTTTTCATTGGCTGGAGCAGGGAGAATCTTAGAAGGTTAATACGATATAAATCCTCCATTCCTGATTTTACGACCTAGTTCTTTCTGGAAATGGCATGCTGGCAGGTTTTTAATGACAGGCTGAGGTAGAGGGGATCAGTAACTGGCTAATTTTAAAGTAATATTAACTGTCAATTATCCTTGGTGCTGGTGagagttgggggtgtggaggagaaAATAGCAAATGGAGATTTACACAACCGTGATTAAAAGATGCGTGTTTCCTGTTATTGCCCGAGTGAACCTTACTGGAAAAATAACTGCCATTCACCCATCAGCTATCCTAGAACATTAGGGATCCCACTGGTTACAGTTCAAGGTTGAAACAGCACATGTTCTGAAACAAATCTGCATTTGTGACGTTGCTAAGTTATATTGAAATAAACTGTTTTACCTTGTAGGTCAAATTAAAATGTTCTTTGTAGTAGAACAATGCTTTTTTAACACTTTGCTAAAATAGTCACTGCAGAGCTTCTCTTATTGAGTTTTATTCTAAATGATGCTGTTGTTCTGGATCTTAAAGTCTTCTATACTCTTGAAGTAAAAACTTTTCCCCTTATATTGCTTTACCATTGTTGTTTAAGTATGTTCATTTCAGGCAAAGGCAGCTGATAGTAACAAATATGTGAAACAGTTAATTGTGCATATATTTCAAAGTCATCATCATAGAttcatacaacatagaaacaggatgTTCTCTCCACTGTGTCTACATCAGACACGGAGTATCCATTTACATTAATACTCTGATCTCATTTTCCCTGCATTCCCATAAGTTCCTCCCAGATACATACCTGCACatcaggggcaatttacagcggtCAAATCATTTATCAACACACTGATCTTTGGGTTgtagaggaaactggaacaccaggAGGAGCGCCCACAGTAAGTGTGCAACTAGCAGCAAGCAGCACAAAACTGAGCCACCGGACTCATGAGGCAGCAGCTCTTCAAAAGAAAGTTTCCCCTTGCAGTGAAGGACAATGGGCTGTTTATGATCAATAACTGAGCCTGCATATTATCAGTGATGTGTGTCTGCCTGAAACCAATACATTTCAACCTCACAACATTAAAATGAAAGCCTCTGACTCTCTAACGTTTCTCCCAAACTGGGTGACTCATAGTCCCCTACATTATATCTCTAACACCATATTGACTTTGCCTGACCATGTCTCCCTCTCTGCATTTTCCCCACAAGCCACATTGCCACCAAGCAAATGTTTGCCTTTATCCACATCATTGATGCAGACTGAAAAATTCTGGAGCCCCAGCACTGAAACACCCACGTGGTCACTGCTTCCAAACTCAAAAAATAAACCGTTTATTCCCAACAGGGTGaacatttaattatatttgcaatCAGCATTTTCATTTAAAATGGTGGGTTTTTTGTAAACATCATTAAACAGTTTACAGTTTAGTTATCCATTGTATGTTGAGCTACTGAAGTAAGAAAGGGTTAGCTAGTAGTTAGCTAAAGAGATGCAGAAATGTTTAACCAACACATTTCTGAGGATGGTATAGAGATGGAGAATCCCTCAACAATTACATTTCAGTGTCTCATCTTTCATATTTAATGGCCAGCACTCACgtaaagaccatgagacataagaacagaattaggccattcagcccatcgactctgctctgtcattccatcatggctgacttattatctctcacaaccccattctcctaccttctccccataacctttgatgcccttataaTAACAAATAGTGTTCATTGCCCTGTGGGGCACCAAGATAATTGCAGAAGCTAAACACAATGGAGCATTTctgtggcatttgccttccttccatTGATCTACAGAAAGTAAATGAGTTTGCCACAGAAAAAGATTCCCCTTTTAACATGAATACAGTGCTTATTTCTTTTATTGCTTGTGCTACTCTTATATAAAATTCCTTGAGATGTGCACAACTATACATTCAGGATTATTGAATAAGCTAgtaataaattatttattttattttttaaaacctCGACCATTACCATAATCAGACTGCACAAGGATTGCTTTGAAAATGAATTCAGCATTATTCAGTTTGGTGAAAATGTACCTGACCTAGTTCAGTACAATGATGGCAGATGATTGTGTTTTGGTGGCAAGGACAAAAAGAGACACAGGAATGGAACACAACAACAGTGATCTGATATAATCAACAATATAGGTCCATTCATAGATAAAGCAAGAAACACCAATAAAAATTGGCATTGAAAGTAATAACTTAATGAAACAAAATTACAAGTCACTACTTTGGTTTGTATGGAATGTTGTGTGATTGAATTTGGGTGAATTGATATTGTAATATTAGTACAGGATTTATAGcttaacttgttttttttttgtctttgaaCAGAACAGTTTCCACGATTCCTGACATGAAGAATTTTTTAAACTGTGAAGAAACTCAACTTAAAGGAAGAATATAAAGCTTTTTTTTAACTAAGCTAAAATGACTTGGCTTTTGCAGTCTACATATAAC
Proteins encoded in this region:
- the enc1 gene encoding ectoderm-neural cortex protein 1; this encodes MRMSVRMHENRKSRASNGSMNIYLFHKTTYADSVLTHLNLLRQQRLFTDVLLHAGEKTFPCHRAVLAACSRYFEAMFSGGLRESKDNEVNFHNSIHPEVLELLLDYAYSSRVLINEENAESLLEAGDMLQFQDIRDACAEFLEKNLHPTNCLGMLLLSDAHHCTKLYELSWRMCLSNFPTISKSEDFLQLPKDTLVQLLSSEELETEDEKLVYETTIKWVKYDVSRRHCCLPELLQTVRLALLPAVYLMENVATEELITRQLKSKELIEEAIHCKLKILQNDGVVTSLCARPRKTGHALLLLGGQTFMCDKVYLIDHKAKEIIPKADIPSPRKEFSACAIGCKVYVTGGRGSENGVSKDVWVYDTLHEEWSKSAPMLVARFGHGSAELKHSLYVVGGHTAATGRQPASPSVSLKQVEQYDPVTNKWTMVAPLREGVSNAAVVSAKLRLFAFGGTSVSHDKLPKVQCYDPVENRWTVPATCPQPWRYTAAAVLGNQIFIMGGDTEFSACSAYRFNSETYQWTKVGDVTAKRMSCHAVASGNKLYVVGGYFGTQRCKTLDCYDPTLDTWNSITTVPYSLIPTAFVSTWKHLPT